One genomic segment of Zerene cesonia ecotype Mississippi chromosome 27, Zerene_cesonia_1.1, whole genome shotgun sequence includes these proteins:
- the LOC119837499 gene encoding uncharacterized protein LOC119837499, whose protein sequence is MPRISADSTVRRRLFAIDDASEEAKIDNFTNVLQESILRDRVEKSKKWNFDFANELPLEGTYDWYKCSDASDWIGVTKIKEEDITEQDSILLMKMENEVTPKVKDTKMPLIRNSLKRRLNLVADKAIRRKIAFD, encoded by the coding sequence ATGCCTAGAATATCAGCAGACAGCACAGTGAGAAGGCGCCTCTTTGCCATCGACGATGCAAGTGAAGAGGCCAAAATCGACAACTTCACCAATGTCCTGCAGGAGTCCATACTCAGGGACAGAGTCGAGAAATCGAAAAAGTGGAACTTCGATTTCGCAAATGAGCTGCCCCTTGAAGGCACCTATGATTGGTACAAGTGCAGCGATGCATCTGATTGGATCGGAGTGACTAAGATAAAAGAAGAAGATATAACGGAGCAGGACTCGATCCTGCTGATGAAAATGGAGAATGAGGTGACGCCGAAAGTGAAGGATACGAAGATGCCATTGATAAGGAACTCACTGAAAAGGAGGCTGAATCTCGTGGCCGATAAGGCGATTAGGAGAAAAATCGCTTTCGATTAG